In Arachis hypogaea cultivar Tifrunner chromosome 17, arahy.Tifrunner.gnm2.J5K5, whole genome shotgun sequence, a single window of DNA contains:
- the LOC112763661 gene encoding uncharacterized protein, protein MDKSWIAKPRNADEYIVGLENFLDFAFQHGAIENNKIICPCPSCGFRIWHTRKDVRDHLLYKPFPKNYVVWNFHGEKEVTKFSTSAHVMRETLATEHPLDNMVNDAFGIHMDQESGEDLGTEDFVNDEPRENHRDFDEFLKEGNQKLQEGSDFTKLEFIVKLYHIKVLRGLSDKAITMVLELVRDAFSCVNLPTTFSQAKKLIQKLSLDYVKIDACPNDCMLFEDEDPNNIQQTCSLCGASRWNSKKKKKKKQAAKVLRYFPLKPRLQRLFMCRKTTEHMLWHAIAKGENEKMVHPRDGEAWKTFDLTHREFGLQPRNVRLGLASDDFNPYRSMSSTHSICPVFLIPYNLPPWMCMKHTSFILSMVIPGKHSPENNIDIYLKPLVRELKELWDEGMEIYDASEHKMFKIHAALIWTVSDFPSLSMLFG, encoded by the coding sequence ATGGATAAATCTTGGATTGCTAAGCCACGAAATGCAGATGAATATATAGTTGGTCTAGAAAACTTCTTGGATTTTGCATTTCAACATGGAGCAATtgagaataataagataatatgTCCGTGTCCAAGTTGTGGGTTTCGCATATGGCATACTCGAAAAGATGTTAGAGATCATTTACTTTACAAACCATTCCCTAAGAATTATGTTGTATGGAACTTTCATGGCGAGAAAGAAGTAACCAAATTCTCAACAAGTGCACATGTCATGCGCGAGACATTGGCAACTGAACATCCCCTAGATAACATGGTAAATGATGCTTTCGGGATACATATGGATCAGGAGAGCGGTGAAGATTTAGGCACGGAAGATTTTGTAAACGATGAGCCAAGAGAAAATCATAGAGACTTTGATGAGTTTCTCAAGgaaggcaatcaaaagctacaGGAAGGAAGCGACTTCACAAAGCTAGAATTCATAGTGAAATTGTATCATATTAAAGTCTTGCGTGGACTAAGTGACAAGGCCATTACCATGGTACTTGAGTTGGTGAGGGATGCTTTTAGTTGTGTGAATTTGCCTACGACTTTTAGTCAGGcaaagaaactaattcaaaaacTAAGTCTTGACTATGTTAAGATAGATGCTTGCCCCAATGATTGTATGTTGTTCGAGGATGAAGACCCAAACAACATCCAACAAACATGCAGTCTTTGTGGTGCTTCTAGGTGGAAttctaagaagaagaagaagaaaaagcaagctgCCAAGGTTTTGAGATACTTTCCGTTGAAACCAAGGTTGCAAAGATTGTTCATGTGTCGTAAAACTACAGAGCATATGTTATGGCATGCAATAGCGAAGGGAGAAAATGAAAAAATGGTGCATCCAAGGGATGGTGAGGCGTGGAAGACTTTTGATTTGACACACAGAGAGTTTGGATTGCAACCTAGAAATGTTCGCTTAGGACTTGCTAGTGATGATTTCAATCCTTATAGATCAATGAGTTCTACTCATAGCATTTGTCCTGTGTTTCTGATTCCATATAATCTTCCTCCTTGGATGTGTATGAAACACACTTCCTTTATCCTGTCAATGGTTATACCTGGCAAGCATAGCCCCGAAAATAATATAGACATATATCTTAAACCACTTGTCAGAGAGTTAAAAGAATTATGGGATGAGGGTATGGAAATTTATGATGCATCAGAACATAAAATGTTTAAGATTCATGCAGCTCTTATATGGACAGTTAGTGATTTTCCTAGCCTAAGCATGCTTTTCGGATGA